The following proteins come from a genomic window of Hydractinia symbiolongicarpus strain clone_291-10 chromosome 2, HSymV2.1, whole genome shotgun sequence:
- the LOC130629938 gene encoding putative ubiquitin carboxyl-terminal hydrolase 50: MSVRSTLKSLTESSMRSSSYNWLSRDSLSLIHPSRDPQHTAQLTPTVSKKSSKSQATSTISFKDTILQGETKSSTALPAQESLSSNSGLLNLGNTCYINSILQCFYVLPAVATAISANDSNMAIGRSFVSVLRKLSSSKIPVNTSSFLNALKCHISNARGAAFSPFSQQDALQILEYLMPELSLAFPFFARIFNTRLKICTACNACNNISTSEQVSPFLQLPLTSTVKSSVDNFLENEELSGVNSHFCHYCNS; encoded by the coding sequence ATGTCTGTGCGTTCCACTCTGAAATCTCTTACTGAGTCATCTATGCGATCGTCGTCTTACAATTGGCTATCTCGAGACTCTTTGTCTTTAATTCATCCTAGTAGGGATCCACAGCATACCGCACAATTGACACCAACTGTTTCAAAGAAATCATCCAAGTCACAAGCAACTTCGACCATCAGCTTTAAGGACACGATTCTCCAGGGCGAAACAAAGAGCTCTACTGCCTTGCCTGCACAAGAATCACTAAGCAGCAACAGCGGCTTGCTAAATTTGGGCAACACATGTTACATCAATTCtattttgcaatgtttttatgtCTTACCCGCAGTCGCCACAGCCATCTCTGCAAATGATTCCAATATGGCGATAGGTAGAAGTTTTGTAAGTGTTCTACgcaaattatcctcctccaagaTTCCAGTGAACACTTCTTCATTTCTAAATGCATTAAAATGCCATATTTCTAATGCAAGGGGCGCTGCTTTTAGTCCATTCTCTCAACAAGATGCCCTACAGATTCTTGAGTATCTCATGCCAGAGTTGTCTTTAGCCTTTCCTTTCTTTGCTAGAATATTCAACACCCGTCTGAAAATCTGCACTGCTTGCAACGCTTGCAATAATATTAGCACCTCTGAGCAAGTAAGTCCATTTCTTCAACTACCCTTGACATCGACTGTAAAATCTTCAGTAGATAACTTTTTGGAAAACGAAGAATTGTCAGGCGTTAACTCGCACTTCTGTCACTACTGTAATAGTTAA